From the genome of Vicia villosa cultivar HV-30 ecotype Madison, WI linkage group LG2, Vvil1.0, whole genome shotgun sequence, one region includes:
- the LOC131647880 gene encoding uncharacterized protein LOC131647880: protein MKRKSSEQVSKDNNAADPTSISSLHLTHKALSDVSYLASFNDLEKLDLTFNNLTSLEGLRGCVNLKWLSVVENKLESLEGIQALTKLTVLNAGKNKLKSMDQIASLTTIRALILNDNEINSICKLDQMKELKTLVLSKNPIRKIGDALKKVNSIKKLSLSHCQLQGIDTSLKSCVRLTELRLAHNDIKSLPEELVHNSKLKNIDLGNNVIAKWSELKVLESLTNLRNLNLQGNPVASIEKVTRKITTALPKLRVFNAKPLDKNAKNDKVHIANYARDFSLDHMSQNNDDLLEASDKKKSSKKRKKTVDISEEAGVLDKENTGHSKDNGDREKDKLIGSVDLETKNKSSKKKKRKDEKPSDKALAPEDKKKKNQKNEKRSQFDIIDDAETSFLDLFNIEDEQSLNHGGEMKLKDKMAKDLKLLGSVETSPVKHKSAKMHNTESLSSPIIEIGMGGQSTWDD, encoded by the exons ATGAAGCGGAAGAGCTCCGAGCAGGTATCGAAAGACAACAATGCCGCCGATCCAACTTCAATCTCCAGTCTTCACCTTACTCACAAAGCTCTTTCCGAT GTATCATATTTGGCCAGCTTCAATGACTTGGAGAAGCTTGACCTAACGTTCAACAATCTCACTTCACTTGAG GGTTTGAGAGGTTGTGTTAATTTGAAGTGGTTATCTGTTGTGGAAAATAAATTAGAAAGCTTAGAAGGGATTCAAGCACTTACTAAGCTCACT GTATTAAATGCGGGGAAAAATAAACTCAAGTCTATGGATCAGATTGCGTCACTTACTACCATCCGTGCACTGATTTTGAACG ACAATGAGATTAACTCCATttgcaaacttgatcagatgaAAGAATTGAAAACTCTCG TTCTATCCAAAAATCCTATCCGTAAAATTGGTGATGCTCTGAAGAAGGTGAATTCTATCAAAAAG CTTTCCCTTTCTCATTGTCAGCTTCAGGGTATTGACACTTCCCTCAAGTCTTGTGTTCGATTGACCGAGCTTCGTCTTGCTCACAATGACATTAAG TCTCTCCCGGAAGAATTAGTGCACAATTCAAAGCTTAAGAATATAGATTTGGGGAATAATGTGATCGCAAAATGGTCAGAATTAAAG GTGCTCGAATCACTCACCAATCTGAGAAATCTCAATTTACAAGGAAATCCTGTTGCTTCAATTGAGAAAGTTACAAGAAAG ATTACTACTGCACtaccaaagctacgagtattcaATGCCAAACCTTTAGACAAAAATGCCAAGAATGATAAAGTTCATATAGCAAATTATGCTCGCGATTTTTCATTagatcatatgagtcaaaataACGATGATCTTCTTGAAGCTTCCGACAAAAAAAAGTCCagtaaaaagagaaagaaaactgTTGATATTTCTGAGGAAGCCGGGGTCCTTGATAAGGAAAATACCGGTCATAGCAAGGATAATGGAGATAGAGAGAAAGACAAACTTATCGGCTCTGTTGATCTTGAAACGAAGAATAAATCAtctaagaaaaagaaaagaaaggatgaAAAGCCCTCGGACAAGGCTTTGGCTCCTGAggacaaaaaaaagaagaatcaaaAGAATGAGAAACGAAGTCAATTTGATATTATTGATGATGCAGAAACTTCATTTCTGGACCTTTTTAACATCGAGGATGAACAGAGTTTGAATCATGGTGGTGAAATGAAATTGAAGGACAAAATGGCTAAGGATTTGAAACTGTTAGGCAGCGTAGAGACCTCACCTGTCAAGCATAAGAGTGCGAAAATGCATAACACGGAGTCGCTATCATCTCCAATAATAGAAATCGGAATGGGAGGGCAATCAACATGGGATGATTAG
- the LOC131653534 gene encoding mRNA-decapping enzyme-like protein has product MSQNGKLMPNLDQQSTKLLNLTVLQRIDPFVEEILITAAHVTFYEFNIDLSQWSRKDVEGSLFVVKRNMQPRFQFIVMNRRNTENLVENLLGDFEYEVQVPYLLYRNAAQEVNGIWFYNARECEEIANLFSRILNAYTKVPTKSMVSTTKSEFEELEAVPTMAVMDGPLEPSSSTTSNVADAPDDPSFVNFFSAAMAIGNTSNAPITGQPYQSSATVSSSGLTHAATPALPTLQIPTLSTSPYIPQHDAPESINISSRATNLVKPSFFVPPPSSASMMLPPVSSSVPTAPPLHPTGTVQRPYGTPMLQPFPPPTPPASLTPASSPFPNYAPVISREKVRDALLVLVQDNQFIDMVYRALLNAHQ; this is encoded by the exons ATGTCTCAGAACGGTAAATTGATGCCGAATCTAGACCAACAAAGCACCAAGCTTCTTAATCTCACCGTTCTTCAACGGATTGATCCTTTCGTTGAGGAGATTCTCATTACCGCTGCTCATGTTACCTTCTATGAGTTTAACATCGATCTCAGCCAATGG AGTCGCAAGGATGTTGAAGGATCCCTCTTTGTTGTTAAAAG AAATATGCAACCACGATTTCAGTTTATTGTGATGAACCGTCGCAATACTG AAAATTTGGTGGAAAACCTCCTGGGGGATTTCGAGTATGAAGTCCAGGTTCCATATCTATTGTATAGAAATGCTGCTCAAGAAGTGAATGGTATTTGGTTCTATAATGCCCGTGAATGTGAAGAGATTGCAAATCTTTTTAGCAG GATCCTTAATGCATATACCAAGGTGCCGACGAAGTCAATGGTGTCTACTACAAAGAG TGAGTTTGAGGAACTGGAAGCAGTACCAACTATGGCAGTCATGGATGGTCCTCTGGAGCCATCATCATCAACTACTTCCAATGTAGCTGATGCTCCTGATGATCCATCCTTTGTAAATTTCTTCAGT GCAGCTATGGCTATCGGAAATACTTCAAATGCTCCAATCACAGGACAACCTTATCAGTCTTCTGCCACAGTTTCTTCTTCTGGGCTAACTCATGCTGCTACACCCGCTCTGCCAACCTTGCAGATACCAACTCTTTCAACATCTCCTTATATTCCCCAGCATGATGCTCCAGAGTCCATCAACATCAGCAGCCGGGCCACAAATCTGGTGAAGCCTTCTTTTTTTGTCCCTCCCCCTTCTTCTGCATCAATGATGTTACCCCCTGTATCTTCATCCGTACCTACTGCTCCTCCTCTTCATCCTACTGGTACAGTACAGCGTCCTTATGGTACTCCAATGCTACAGCCATTTCCGCCTCCGACTCCACCAGCTTCACTAACTCCTGCTTCTTCTCCCTTTCCAAACTATGCTCCAGTTATTTCTAGAGAAAAGGTCCGGGATGCTCTTCTGGTGCTCGTTCAG GACAATCAGTTCATTGATATGGTTTATAGAGCGCTGCTGAATGCTCATCAATAA